The genomic window TGCGGTGAAGGTCAAGCGCAGGCGATGCACGCCCGGTTCCGTGAAGGCCCAGTTCACGTGCGTGTGAGAATTGAGCTCAACCGAGATCGGCTGGGCTTCCTTCTTCTTCGAGTCCCACAGCACGTTCGGGCCTTGGAAGTTACCTGCCTGGACGAACGCCGTGAAATCGCCCGGGCCCTCGTGCCCATCAAAAACGATCGACACCGTGCCGTTGACACCGGCAACGACAGCTGGATCTTGGGTATTCCACCCAAGCCATGGCACCTGTGCGATCTCTTGCTGGGGGATGACCCACGCCTGGCTTCCCCCGACGAAGTCATATCCTTCGGGAACGTCCAGGCGGGCATTGTCGCCTACCAGGTAGACGACGTCGTCGGTCTCACGCCAAGTGGGGGTAGCAGCGGTATCGTCGCGGGCGAGTACCTTCCATTGGCCGTCGATGAGGCGCGGACCCATGTCCACATGACCGGCGTCGATTACTTTGCGTTCGCCTGCGGGTGCCACTGCCTCGTTTTCAGCTACCCGCTGGACGAGAGCGGGGTCGACAGCGGTAGAGTCCTGGGTCGATTTATCCGTAGAGGCGAAAGCCGGGCTTGCCATGAGTGCCAGTAGCGAGCCAAGGGCGAGAGTAATCAAACGTCGTGTCATAATCATCCTTCAAATTTCCACGCTGGATACGCATGCGGATCCAAGCATTTCTTTAATTCAAATGTATTTTTAACCATCAGGTCAATGTAAGTGGGAGTGTCAGGCATGAGCGTGTCCGAGGACAAGGCACACACCGCAATGCCAAGCCCGTCCGCTATCGACGTCAATTCGCCTTTTCCGGAACGCGTCGAGCGCTCTGTAAACACGGCGGGAACGCCGAGATCGCGTAGCGTCGCCGACAAAATAGCGAGCTGCCCGGCCGACGGCTCTAGTGAAGGATTAGCGGAGGCAAAACCGGTGATGGCAAGCCCGTAGGCGTTAGACAGGTAACCGTAAGCGTCATGCGCAGTGACGAGTCGCCTATTGGGCTGCGGGATCGTGGCCAGGACGTTCGCCACCCACGAGTCGAGACGCTTTAAGCGCTCAATATAGGCCTTCGCATTCTCTTCAAAAATCTTGGCGTGCTCGGGGACGACGGCGGTTAGCCGCGCTTGTATCACTTCGACGAAAGCGATGGCGTTGTGCACGTCGAGCCACATGTGTGGATCGACTTCGCCGTGGACGTGTTTGCCGATAACCGCTTGCGCCAGCACCCAGGCGTCGTCACCCGGCTTGCCGAGGAAACGCCACTTACTATCTGCGGGCACTTGGGTGCGTGTGGCGTGCGGAACTGCGACGACGGCGTCGGCTGGCTTGCGATCGAAGCTGCGGCCTTTTTCTTCGCCGCGGTAGCTCAACGTGCCGTCGAGCCTCGCTAGCAGATCGACGTGACCGGCGGAGAGCGCATGCGGGCCGGCGTCGACGCCTACGGCAAATTCGATGGTGGCTGATGAAAGCGGCTGCTCATCTCGCAGTGCTTCCAAGGTGAGTCGGTAGCGGCCCGGCTGAGTGAAACCCCACGACATGTGCGTGTGGGAGCCAAGGGGGAGGGCGAGTTCGTCGCGGTCGAGACCGTCGGAGCTGTCGAGCCATACAGTGGGTTGGCCGAAGACGCCGGTAGTGAACGCTGAAATATGGCCGGGGCCTTCGACGTCGATGGCGCGGAACGTGACGGTGCCAGGATCGTTGTATTTACCGTCGACACGCAGGCCCAGCCAGACGGTGTCAAGTGCGCGGTCCTCAACGAGCGGAATATGGTAGGAGCCCATGGCCACCGATTCGTCGCCGAGTTGTACGTAGGCGGCTCCCTTGGGCAAATTGGCCTCGACCATGTGTCGGATCGAGGAGTTTTCCAGAAGTAGCCCGTTGGAAAAGGCGGCCTTTGCCCTCGTGACCTGGCGAAGCATCGAGAGGGGAGGCTCGTATGTGTGTGGATCTGAGGTGGGTGGGACGAGCGAGACGACGTCGATCGCCTCGCCCGCCACATTGGTCACCATGTCGGCGACGATCGGCGTGGTGGCTACCACGACCTGATCGGTTTTTGCCTCGGCAACAGGTGCGGCGCAGCCGGCCAGCGCAATGCTGGCCGCGATGAGCGCGCAAGAGGGGCGGGCGAACCCGCCCCTCAGAGTGCTGCTATTGCGCACGGCGCTTCCTTAGCGTGAGCCCAGCGCCCACTGCCAGGAGAATGGCGCCAACGCCCGCGAGCGTGGCGACGGTTGCACCGGTGTGCGAGAGCGCCTTGGTTTGGGCACTGGAGACCAGCTTGCCCTCTGCTTTGAGCTTGGCGATCTGCTCTGGGGAGAGCTGGCAGTCCTTTCCAGATGGAGTCTTGCCGACCCACACGGTCTTGATGAACTTATCGCCCTTCTTCTGCACGCCTGCGGGGAGCTTACCGGTAGAACCCGCGGCTCCGCCGAACCAGCGCTGGCCAACTATCTTGCCGAGGTTGCCGGAGGAGAAGACCGCGAGCTGTCCCGGTCCGGTGATGTTCGACAGCGACCACGTTACGGCGCCCGTAGTACCCGAGACGATCGAGGGGTGCTGAGTATTTGCACCCACCCACGGCACGCCATTGACAGCGGCAGATGAAATCATCCAGATCTCGCTGCCCTTCGGGGCGATAAATTCGATACCAGCTGGGGCGGTGGTCTTTGAAGCAGCGCCCAGGCCGAAGGTCAATGTGCCCGGATCAACCCACTTTGCAGGCTGAGTGCGATCGTCCTTGACCTTGACGAGGAGGTTGTCACCTTCGAGAACCGAGCCGATGTCGAAGTGACCCGAATCGGCGTTGCCGGCGCCGCCCACATTGAACGTGAGCGTACCGGTAGCCTGGACACGTTTACCGTTTTTGAGCTCGGCAGTTTGGGTGAGGGTGACTTTGTATGTGCCCGGCTTGGTGAAGACCCAGTTCGGGTGCACATGGGTGTTGGCAGGCACAGTGTACGAGCCGCCTGCAGCCTTTGCCACGGGAGCGGCTACTTCGGTCTCGATCGGCGTCGGTATGCACTGCTCGATGGCGGGCTTGGTCTTAGATGCACCAGTACCCGCAGTACGCTGTTGCGTTCCCGGGCTGCCGTTGGCCGCGGAGGAGTCTGCCAGCTTGTCACTGGGCTTGTTCGAATCCGTAGGATCCTGCTTTGCGGAATCGTCCTGCTCGATCTTTCCAGGAGTCTTGTCCTTGACGACGATCCGAATCTTTCCAGCTTCGGATGTCATAGTGGTGCCAGTCTTGTCCTCAGCCGAGGCCTGGATGGAGAACTCGTAGGTGCCAGGCTTGGTGAATACCCAATTGGCGTGGATATGTGCCGGACCATCGTTCTTAATCTCGGTGCTGTCAGCGGTCGAGTCCACGAGCATGGTCTGCAAACCAGACATGCCGGACGTGAAAGCCCACGCCTTTGCAC from Trueperella pyogenes includes these protein-coding regions:
- a CDS encoding choice-of-anchor M domain-containing protein codes for the protein MNGTFADAKDSGSSKPPAGDKLTPGDQSTDPSDLTVLNEPITIKSGHIDYGPILMPDGSLRMIVGDDSRTKETKSVLRETESVTLEATLAARARSQRNFGDASYNFLGELGTPMYTLHQNQVPGLVWPGFSTERLSKDAFPKGTTIRLKATSVPDGAKAWAFTSGMSGLQTMLVDSTADSTEIKNDGPAHIHANWVFTKPGTYEFSIQASAEDKTGTTMTSEAGKIRIVVKDKTPGKIEQDDSAKQDPTDSNKPSDKLADSSAANGSPGTQQRTAGTGASKTKPAIEQCIPTPIETEVAAPVAKAAGGSYTVPANTHVHPNWVFTKPGTYKVTLTQTAELKNGKRVQATGTLTFNVGGAGNADSGHFDIGSVLEGDNLLVKVKDDRTQPAKWVDPGTLTFGLGAASKTTAPAGIEFIAPKGSEIWMISSAAVNGVPWVGANTQHPSIVSGTTGAVTWSLSNITGPGQLAVFSSGNLGKIVGQRWFGGAAGSTGKLPAGVQKKGDKFIKTVWVGKTPSGKDCQLSPEQIAKLKAEGKLVSSAQTKALSHTGATVATLAGVGAILLAVGAGLTLRKRRAQ
- a CDS encoding anchored repeat ABC transporter, substrate-binding protein → MRNSSTLRGGFARPSCALIAASIALAGCAAPVAEAKTDQVVVATTPIVADMVTNVAGEAIDVVSLVPPTSDPHTYEPPLSMLRQVTRAKAAFSNGLLLENSSIRHMVEANLPKGAAYVQLGDESVAMGSYHIPLVEDRALDTVWLGLRVDGKYNDPGTVTFRAIDVEGPGHISAFTTGVFGQPTVWLDSSDGLDRDELALPLGSHTHMSWGFTQPGRYRLTLEALRDEQPLSSATIEFAVGVDAGPHALSAGHVDLLARLDGTLSYRGEEKGRSFDRKPADAVVAVPHATRTQVPADSKWRFLGKPGDDAWVLAQAVIGKHVHGEVDPHMWLDVHNAIAFVEVIQARLTAVVPEHAKIFEENAKAYIERLKRLDSWVANVLATIPQPNRRLVTAHDAYGYLSNAYGLAITGFASANPSLEPSAGQLAILSATLRDLGVPAVFTERSTRSGKGELTSIADGLGIAVCALSSDTLMPDTPTYIDLMVKNTFELKKCLDPHAYPAWKFEG
- a CDS encoding choice-of-anchor M domain-containing protein, which codes for MTRRLITLALGSLLALMASPAFASTDKSTQDSTAVDPALVQRVAENEAVAPAGERKVIDAGHVDMGPRLIDGQWKVLARDDTAATPTWRETDDVVYLVGDNARLDVPEGYDFVGGSQAWVIPQQEIAQVPWLGWNTQDPAVVAGVNGTVSIVFDGHEGPGDFTAFVQAGNFQGPNVLWDSKKKEAQPISVELNSHTHVNWAFTEPGVHRLRLTFTATLKDGTTVGAPAFITVAVGSQTTADQAWRVIDDAVMAGKSAATATAKAPSAQPGENASPTDAPTSPRSSDNTGMFVAIGIAGVAVVALAGFFVARKRTHVAQSAALSEREDTE